In Mangifera indica cultivar Alphonso chromosome 1, CATAS_Mindica_2.1, whole genome shotgun sequence, a single genomic region encodes these proteins:
- the LOC123192949 gene encoding CDPK-related kinase 4, whose protein sequence is MGHCCSKGVSVVNNDSVTSVNQSKPPPTPPPPATPGSTSFAASPFPIPLPAGVAPSPSPGRTPGRKFKWPLPPPSPAKPIMSAIMKRRASKEKPVATEEGEGRLDKNFGYPKNIRSKFELGKEVGRGHFGHTCWAKGKKGALKGQSLAVKIISKDKMATAISVEDVRREVKILKALSLHKNMIKFHGAFEDDNNVYIVMELCEGGELLDRILSRGGRYTEKDAKKIVVQILSVVAFCHLQGVVHRDLKPENFLFTTRDEDAPLKIIDFGLSDFVRPDQPLNDIVGSAYYVAPEVLHRMYSVEADMWSIGVITYILLCGSRPFWARTESGIFRSVLRVDPNFSDSPWPAVSPEAKDFVQRLLSKDPRKRLTAAQGLTHPWLRDENCDVPLDILIYKLVKSYLRATPFKRAALKALSKALTEDELIYLRAQFKLLEPENGRVSLSNFKAALMRNVTDAMMDSRVFEILDLMDPLAYKEMEFEEFCAGAISVYQLEAHGDWDTIASRAFEYFEQEGNRPISVEELALEMNVASAAYSVLNDWIRSSDGKLSFVGYTKFLHGVTIRNNNTRRRQQ, encoded by the exons ATGGGTCATTGCTGCAGCAAGGGCGTTTCTGTCGTCAACAATGACTCAGTCACGTCCGTTAACCAGTCAAAGCCACCGCCAACACCGCCTCCACCGGCCACACCTGGCTCCACCTCTTTCGCCGCAAGCCCCTTCCCAATTCCCTTGCCGGCGGGAGTGGCGCCGTCTCCGTCCCCAGGGAGGACGCCGGGTAGGAAGTTCAAGTGGCCTTTGCCGCCTCCTTCGCCGGCTAAGCCGATAATGTCGGCTATCATGAAGCGACGTGCTTCGAAAGAAAAGCCGGTTGCTACAGAGGAAGGCGAGGGGCGGCTCGATAAGAATTTCGGTTACCCGAAAAACATCCGGTCAAAGTTTGAGCTGGGGAAAGAAGTAGGAcgagggcattttggtcatacTTGTTGGGCCAAAGGGAAAAAAGGCGCTCTCAAAGGACAGTCTCTGGCGGTGAAGATCATTTCAAAAGATAAG ATGGCAACAGCAATATCGGTTGAAGATGTTAGACGAGAAGTGAAAATATTGAAAGCTTTATCTTTACATAAAAACATGATCAAATTTCATGGAGCATTTGAGGATGATAATAATGTCTACATAGTGATGGA ATTGTGTGAAGGTGGAGAATTGCTGGACCGAATTTTATCAAG AGGTGGCAGATACACTGAGAAGGATGCTAAAAAGATTGTTGTGCAAATATTAAGTGTAGTTGCTTTCTGTCATCTTCAAGGTGTTGTGCATCGTGATTTGAAACCAGAG aattttctttttaccaCAAGAGATGAGGATGCTCCGCTGAAGATTATTGATTTTGGTCTCTCTGATTTTGTTAGGCCAG ATCAACCACTCAATGATATAGTTGGCAGTGCGTATTATGTTGCACCTGAAGTTCTTCACAGAATGTATAGTGTTGAAGCCGATATGTGGAGTATTGGtgttataacatatatattgtTGTGTGGAAGCAGACCTTTCTGGGCGCGTACTGAATCTGGAATCTTTCGTTCAGTGCTTCGAGTGGATCCTAACTTTAGTGATTCACCTTGGCCTGCTGTATCACCAGAAGCCAAAGATTTTGTGCAAAGGCTTCTGAGCAAGGATCCCAGGAAAAGACTGACCGCGGCCCAAGGTCTAA CTCATCCCTGGTTGCGAGATGAAAATTGTGATGTTCCTTTGGACATTTTGATATACAAGTTAGTCAAGTCTTACCTTCGTGCCACACCTTTTAAACGTGCAGCATTAAAG GCTCTTTCAAAAGCTTTAACAGAAGATGAACTCATATATCTTAGGGCACAGTTCAAGCTTTTGGAACCTGAAAATGGTCGTGTCTCTCTTAGTAATTTTAAAGCG GCTCTTATGAGAAATGTAACTGACGCCATGATGGATTCaagggtttttgaaattttagatttg ATGGATCCTCTTGCATATAAAGAAATGGAATTTGAAGAGTTCTGTGCTGGTGCCATTAGTGTATATCAGCTTGAGGCTCATGGGGATTGGGACACAATTGCTAGTAGAGCCTTTGAATATTTTGAACAGGAAGGAAATCGACCCATTTCCGTCGAGGAATTGGCTCTG GAAATGAATGTGGCTTCTGCAGCTTATTCTGTATTGAACGACTGGATCAGAAGCTCAGATGGGAAGTTGAGTTTTGTTGGATATACCAAGTTTTTACATGGCGTGACAATACGGAATAACAATACAAGGCGCAGGCAACAATGA